In one window of Thalassococcus arenae DNA:
- a CDS encoding SspB family protein, translated as MSRGIDYGNLMHRAMRGLIETVLRDVQARGLPGDHHFFITFDTTHPDAELADWLSDRYPDEMTVVMQHWFDKLEVTDEGFSVTLNFGDDPERLYIPYDAIKTFVDPSVEFGLRFETQEEDDDNDEDEDPVPPKPTRTRQPQPDGKANGKDAQIVQLDRFRK; from the coding sequence ATGTCCCGCGGCATCGACTATGGCAATCTGATGCACCGCGCGATGCGCGGCCTGATCGAAACCGTGCTGCGCGATGTGCAAGCGCGGGGTCTGCCCGGCGATCACCATTTCTTCATCACCTTCGACACCACGCATCCCGATGCGGAACTGGCCGATTGGCTGTCCGACCGCTATCCCGATGAGATGACGGTGGTGATGCAACACTGGTTCGACAAGCTCGAGGTCACCGATGAAGGCTTCTCGGTCACGCTGAATTTCGGCGACGATCCCGAACGGCTGTACATCCCCTATGACGCGATCAAGACCTTCGTCGATCCGTCCGTCGAATTCGGCCTTCGATTCGAAACGCAGGAAGAAGACGACGACAACGACGAGGACGAAGATCCGGTGCCTCCGAAACCAACGCGCACGCGGCAACCGCAGCCGGATGGCAAGGCCAATGGCAAGGATGCCCAGATCGTCCAGCTCGACCGGTTTCGGAAATAG
- the chrA gene encoding chromate efflux transporter, with translation MADVPFADLVRVFGRIGLLSFGGPAAQIALMHRELVDERDWLSERQFLSALSFCMLLPGPEAMQLATYAGWKLRGVPGGVIAGALFVLPGALLIAVLALAYGAVGARPATEALLLGVKATVIVIVIEALVRVSKKALTSRDSYGIAASAFVAIFAFSAPFPLIIAAAGMWGFVRAQAVDTAPQPVAPPRPTPALTLAIWAALWLAPLPLLWLAGQTLLFDLALFFGKLAVVTFGGAYAVLAYMAQEVVQVRGWLDATQMVDALGLAETTPGPLILVTQFVGMLTGFEKGGVGLALAAGVVTLWMTFVPCFLWIFAGAPHVDALLARPRLNAALQAITAAVVGVILNLSLWFAMHVLFAQVGTVSMGPVTIPMPDPSSLDVRAAVLVGLAGILMGILHRGVVATLAISAVCGAVMSWF, from the coding sequence ATGGCTGATGTTCCCTTCGCCGATCTGGTCCGCGTGTTCGGACGGATCGGTCTGCTGTCCTTCGGCGGCCCCGCGGCGCAGATCGCCCTGATGCACCGGGAATTGGTGGATGAACGCGACTGGCTCAGCGAACGGCAATTTCTAAGCGCGCTCAGCTTCTGCATGTTGCTTCCCGGGCCGGAGGCGATGCAATTGGCCACCTATGCCGGATGGAAACTGCGGGGCGTCCCGGGCGGCGTGATTGCAGGCGCGCTTTTCGTTCTGCCCGGTGCGCTTCTGATCGCCGTGCTCGCGCTGGCCTACGGCGCCGTCGGCGCGCGCCCGGCAACCGAAGCGCTGCTGCTGGGCGTCAAGGCCACGGTGATCGTCATCGTCATCGAGGCGCTGGTCCGGGTGTCGAAAAAGGCGCTGACGTCGCGCGACTCCTACGGCATCGCAGCTTCGGCCTTCGTGGCGATCTTCGCCTTTTCCGCGCCCTTTCCTCTGATCATCGCCGCGGCCGGAATGTGGGGCTTTGTTCGTGCGCAGGCGGTCGACACCGCGCCGCAACCCGTGGCCCCGCCGCGCCCGACACCAGCCTTGACGCTTGCGATCTGGGCGGCACTCTGGCTGGCTCCCCTGCCCTTGCTCTGGCTGGCGGGCCAGACCCTGCTGTTCGATCTTGCGCTGTTCTTCGGCAAGCTGGCCGTCGTCACCTTTGGCGGGGCCTATGCGGTGCTGGCCTACATGGCGCAAGAGGTCGTCCAGGTGCGGGGCTGGCTGGACGCGACGCAGATGGTCGACGCGCTCGGACTTGCCGAAACCACGCCTGGCCCGCTGATCCTCGTTACACAATTCGTGGGCATGCTGACCGGCTTTGAAAAGGGCGGCGTCGGGCTTGCGCTGGCGGCAGGGGTGGTGACGCTCTGGATGACTTTCGTGCCCTGCTTTCTCTGGATCTTCGCGGGCGCCCCGCATGTGGACGCTCTGCTGGCCCGACCCCGGCTGAACGCCGCCTTGCAGGCGATCACGGCGGCCGTGGTGGGTGTGATCCTGAACCTGTCGCTGTGGTTCGCCATGCACGTGCTGTTCGCGCAGGTTGGCACCGTTTCCATGGGGCCCGTGACGATTCCGATGCCCGATCCTTCCAGCCTGGATGTCCGCGCTGCCGTCCTCGTTGGGTTGGCCGGGATCCTGATGGGCATCCTGCATCGCGGCGTCGTCGCAACCCTTGCGATCAGCGCCGTATGCGGCGCGGTTATGAGCTGGTTCTGA
- a CDS encoding chromate resistance protein ChrB domain-containing protein, producing MPALNQISVTQLNRLIGTPDCPEIVDISIDPDFAEDPFLIPGSFRHPHTDIPGLIRRLNGRTCIVTCQRGIKLSQGLVAWLRQDGIAAEYLQGGMYAWRDAPDALRVPAQAIPAPIDGATLWVTRHRPKIDRIACPWLIRRFVDRQARFLFVSPAEVMGVADRYGATPFDMVGVPFSHRGANCTFDTMLDAFALHCPALDRMADVIRGADTDRHDLHPAAAGLLALSVGLSRQYRDDNTQLQAGMALYDALFRWARDGHDWPHTTGTDHG from the coding sequence ATGCCCGCCCTCAACCAGATTTCCGTGACGCAACTCAACCGCCTGATCGGAACGCCCGACTGCCCCGAGATCGTGGATATCTCGATCGACCCGGACTTCGCAGAAGACCCGTTCCTGATTCCCGGTTCGTTCCGTCACCCGCATACCGACATCCCCGGCCTGATCCGGCGTCTGAACGGACGGACTTGCATCGTCACGTGCCAGCGCGGCATCAAGCTCAGCCAGGGCCTGGTCGCCTGGCTGCGGCAAGACGGGATTGCCGCGGAATACCTGCAAGGCGGGATGTATGCCTGGCGGGATGCACCCGACGCGCTGCGCGTCCCCGCCCAGGCGATTCCCGCCCCGATCGACGGCGCCACTCTTTGGGTGACCCGACACCGGCCCAAGATCGACCGCATCGCCTGCCCCTGGCTGATCCGGCGCTTCGTCGATCGGCAGGCGCGGTTCCTGTTCGTTTCGCCGGCCGAGGTCATGGGCGTGGCCGACCGCTATGGCGCGACCCCCTTCGACATGGTCGGTGTGCCGTTCTCGCATCGCGGTGCCAATTGCACCTTCGACACCATGCTGGACGCCTTCGCCCTGCATTGCCCCGCGCTCGACCGCATGGCCGACGTCATTCGCGGCGCCGATACCGACCGGCACGACCTGCATCCGGCTGCGGCCGGCCTGCTGGCTTTGTCCGTAGGGCTGTCGCGGCAATACCGGGACGACAACACGCAATTGCAGGCCGGTATGGCACTTTATGACGCGCTGTTCCGCTGGGCGCGCGATGGCCATGACTGGCCGCACACCACCGGTACCGATCATGGCTGA
- a CDS encoding DUF1194 domain-containing protein — MLRSALLALLLPYPAMACQTALLLAMDVSNSVDPAEYRLQVDGLAAALRDGEIAEILVRDRVAVAVMQWSGVDRQQLTIPWIRMAAPSQPAALANRVETMERAYVLSDTAPAEALLAAIAQFETVQDCARKVIDVSGDGTPNAGSDVGRARTRAQLAGITVNGLAIEHIGIAITNFYRRQLITRDGFVETAQGHRDYARAIRVKMLREISRIMGDSGFDVDGRRHAAVSNPKGSANTP, encoded by the coding sequence ATGCTGCGATCCGCGCTTCTTGCCCTTCTTCTGCCCTACCCCGCCATGGCCTGTCAGACAGCGCTGCTGCTGGCCATGGACGTGTCGAACTCGGTCGACCCGGCGGAATACCGGCTTCAGGTCGATGGGCTGGCCGCGGCGCTGCGCGATGGCGAGATCGCCGAGATCCTTGTTCGCGACCGGGTGGCGGTGGCGGTGATGCAGTGGTCGGGCGTCGACCGCCAGCAACTGACCATCCCCTGGATCCGCATGGCTGCACCCAGTCAGCCTGCTGCCCTTGCCAACCGGGTCGAGACGATGGAGCGCGCTTATGTGCTGTCCGACACCGCGCCTGCCGAAGCCCTGTTGGCCGCGATCGCGCAGTTCGAAACCGTGCAGGATTGCGCACGCAAGGTGATCGACGTATCGGGCGACGGCACCCCCAATGCAGGGTCCGATGTCGGACGCGCCCGCACCAGGGCTCAGCTGGCGGGCATCACTGTGAACGGTCTTGCGATCGAACATATCGGCATCGCCATCACGAATTTTTACCGCCGGCAATTGATTACCCGCGATGGCTTTGTCGAAACCGCGCAAGGCCACCGCGATTACGCGCGCGCGATCCGGGTCAAGATGCTGCGCGAGATCAGCCGCATCATGGGGGATTCCGGGTTTGACGTTGACGGACGGCGGCACGCGGCCGTATCAAACCCCAAGGGGTCGGCGAACACCCCATGA
- a CDS encoding HD domain-containing protein, whose product MGNGERTVAFTQMKDGTRDDYLLLEELEKPYLALTADRVLDELKRQAEATLPGYRITRAGHGLQAATRAEAQGADIDWIVGALLHDIGDGLAPQNHDRFSAEVIRPFVRWEVAWVVGHHGIFQMLYYAHHYGWDRHARDRFRDHPCFQVCADFCERWDQASFDPDFPTKPIAHFEPMVRAVFARKAHDPEVIREGVVTGLPAL is encoded by the coding sequence ATGGGCAATGGCGAACGCACGGTGGCCTTCACGCAGATGAAGGATGGCACCCGCGACGACTACCTATTGCTGGAAGAACTGGAAAAACCCTATCTCGCGCTGACCGCCGACCGGGTTCTGGACGAGTTGAAACGGCAGGCCGAGGCGACGCTGCCGGGCTACAGGATCACGCGCGCCGGGCACGGGCTGCAGGCCGCGACCCGCGCCGAGGCCCAGGGGGCGGATATCGACTGGATCGTCGGCGCGTTGCTGCACGACATCGGCGACGGGCTGGCGCCTCAGAACCACGACCGGTTCTCGGCCGAGGTGATCCGGCCATTCGTGCGGTGGGAGGTGGCGTGGGTTGTCGGACATCACGGCATCTTCCAGATGCTGTACTACGCGCATCATTACGGCTGGGATCGCCACGCGCGCGACCGGTTCCGCGACCATCCCTGCTTTCAGGTCTGTGCCGATTTCTGCGAACGTTGGGACCAGGCCTCGTTCGACCCGGACTTTCCGACCAAACCCATCGCGCATTTCGAACCGATGGTGCGGGCCGTCTTTGCCCGCAAGGCCCATGACCCCGAGGTGATCCGCGAAGGCGTTGTGACGGGGTTGCCGGCGCTGTGA
- a CDS encoding DUF4345 family protein, producing MYDLVFPALALLTIALGLFGLVAPRYTAGALDLETTRSTMGLSELRASAGGLFVAMGIVCLWTGDPGAYAMLGVAYAGAATGRLASIFIDNPPKRKAFVFFLFEAVPAAILIAPVLTNR from the coding sequence ATGTACGATCTTGTGTTCCCTGCGCTGGCATTGCTGACCATTGCGCTGGGCCTTTTCGGCCTTGTCGCGCCACGCTACACGGCGGGCGCGCTGGATCTGGAGACGACCCGCAGCACAATGGGTTTGTCCGAGCTTCGGGCGTCGGCAGGCGGATTGTTCGTCGCGATGGGGATTGTCTGCCTGTGGACCGGCGATCCGGGCGCCTATGCCATGCTGGGCGTGGCTTATGCCGGCGCGGCAACGGGCCGGCTTGCCTCAATCTTCATCGATAACCCACCGAAAAGAAAAGCGTTTGTCTTCTTCCTGTTCGAAGCCGTGCCGGCCGCCATCCTGATCGCGCCGGTCCTAACAAACCGTTGA
- a CDS encoding MBL fold metallo-hydrolase, whose translation MTDPQPDFRPVPGTAEQLEPGLRRIVAPNPSPMTFRGTNTYLLGDREIAVIDPGPEDDTHLKAILDAVQDGARISHILVTHAHLDHSPLARPLARATGAPVLAFGDAKSGRSAIMQELAATGRIGGGEGVDAGFAPDHQIRDGDRITSDEWVIDAHHTPGHFGNHLCFSWNDVLFSGDLVMGWATSLVSPPDGDLTAFMASLKRLQNRTWRAFHAGHGAPVADPAARLSELITHRDGRGAAIIAALQDGPADAASLAARIYTDIPATLLPMAERNVLAHLVDLVQQKRVQHDGPLRADAVFRRL comes from the coding sequence ATGACCGACCCGCAACCCGATTTCCGGCCCGTCCCGGGCACGGCCGAACAGCTGGAACCCGGTCTTCGCCGGATCGTGGCGCCGAACCCCTCACCGATGACGTTTCGCGGCACCAACACCTATCTGCTGGGCGATCGAGAGATCGCCGTCATCGACCCGGGCCCTGAGGACGATACCCATCTGAAAGCCATCCTCGACGCGGTGCAGGACGGTGCACGCATCAGCCACATCTTGGTAACCCATGCTCATCTTGACCACTCGCCCCTCGCCCGACCGCTGGCGCGGGCGACCGGTGCACCGGTCCTGGCCTTCGGCGATGCGAAGTCTGGCCGATCGGCCATCATGCAGGAACTCGCGGCCACCGGACGGATCGGCGGCGGAGAAGGCGTGGATGCCGGTTTCGCGCCCGACCACCAAATCCGCGACGGCGACCGCATCACCAGCGACGAATGGGTCATCGACGCGCATCACACGCCCGGCCATTTCGGCAACCATCTGTGCTTTTCCTGGAACGATGTCCTGTTCTCGGGCGATCTGGTGATGGGTTGGGCGACTTCGCTGGTCTCTCCCCCCGACGGCGACCTGACCGCCTTCATGGCGTCGCTGAAGCGTTTGCAGAACCGCACATGGCGGGCCTTTCACGCCGGCCACGGGGCGCCGGTCGCCGACCCGGCCGCGCGGTTGTCCGAACTGATCACGCATCGCGACGGCCGGGGCGCGGCAATCATCGCGGCCCTGCAGGACGGTCCGGCCGATGCCGCTTCGCTTGCAGCCCGAATCTACACCGACATCCCGGCCACGCTTCTGCCCATGGCCGAACGCAATGTCCTTGCGCATCTTGTTGACTTGGTGCAACAAAAACGCGTTCAACATGACGGCCCACTGCGCGCCGACGCGGTGTTCCGCAGGCTTTGA
- a CDS encoding ATP-binding protein, giving the protein MSFQWLKHYMPRSLYGRAALILILPVVTLQLVVSVVFIQRHFEGVTQKLTRELSRSISVALDAPGGGTTEALAQALDLRLAAVEDNALPAQNARRWYDLTGAIVIRTLRQQLPGLERVLIPDDSVVVAFVRHDGQLFRADIPRGRMSASNPHQLLVNMVVFGLLMTLIAFLYLRNQLRPITRLAEAAEAFGRGRALPYSPSGAVEVRAAGNAFLDMRNRIERQIEQRTMMLSGVSHDLRTPLTRLRLGLSMLEDKDREPLERDVEDMQRLIDAFLDFARGDAAAAQPEPVDPLSFVAEIVADAERAGQTVSLVSSEGEGRVQLRPGPLRRAVENLISNAVRYGTRCEVSVALSPRSLRIRVEDDGPGIPAQDRETALKPFVRLDPARNQDRGSGVGLGLAIAADIARAHGGVLRLGESASLGGLRADIVIAR; this is encoded by the coding sequence ATGTCGTTCCAATGGCTCAAACACTACATGCCCCGAAGCCTTTACGGTCGGGCGGCGCTGATCCTGATCCTTCCGGTGGTCACGCTGCAGCTGGTGGTTTCGGTCGTGTTCATTCAACGCCATTTCGAAGGTGTGACGCAAAAGCTCACCCGCGAATTGTCCCGGTCGATCTCCGTGGCGCTGGACGCGCCCGGTGGCGGCACGACAGAAGCCCTGGCGCAGGCGCTGGACCTGCGGCTGGCGGCGGTCGAGGACAATGCGCTTCCGGCACAGAACGCGCGCCGCTGGTACGACCTGACCGGCGCGATCGTGATCCGGACCTTGCGGCAGCAACTGCCTGGTCTCGAACGGGTCTTGATCCCCGATGACAGCGTCGTTGTTGCCTTTGTGCGTCATGACGGTCAGCTGTTTCGCGCCGATATCCCGCGCGGGCGGATGTCGGCGTCGAACCCGCACCAGTTGCTGGTCAACATGGTCGTGTTCGGGCTGTTGATGACGCTGATCGCCTTTCTCTACCTGCGCAACCAGTTGCGCCCGATCACCCGGCTGGCCGAGGCGGCCGAAGCGTTCGGCCGCGGTCGGGCCTTGCCGTATTCTCCGTCCGGTGCGGTCGAGGTGCGGGCCGCCGGCAACGCGTTCCTGGACATGCGCAACCGGATCGAACGGCAGATCGAACAGCGCACCATGATGCTTTCCGGGGTCAGCCACGACCTGCGCACACCGCTGACGCGGTTGCGGTTGGGTCTGTCGATGCTGGAGGACAAGGACCGCGAGCCGCTGGAGCGCGATGTCGAGGACATGCAGCGCCTGATCGACGCGTTTCTCGACTTCGCACGGGGCGACGCCGCGGCGGCCCAACCGGAGCCGGTGGACCCCCTGTCTTTCGTTGCCGAAATCGTCGCCGATGCGGAACGGGCGGGGCAAACCGTGTCGCTTGTCTCGAGCGAGGGCGAAGGCCGTGTACAACTGCGCCCAGGCCCGCTGCGCCGGGCGGTCGAGAACCTGATTTCCAACGCCGTGCGCTATGGCACCCGCTGCGAAGTGTCGGTGGCGCTGTCGCCGCGGTCGTTGCGCATCCGGGTCGAGGATGACGGTCCGGGCATTCCGGCGCAGGATCGCGAAACCGCTTTGAAACCCTTCGTGCGGCTGGACCCTGCGCGCAATCAGGATCGCGGGTCGGGCGTGGGCCTGGGGCTTGCCATCGCCGCGGATATCGCGCGGGCCCATGGCGGGGTCCTGCGTTTGGGCGAAAGTGCGTCTCTGGGCGGATTGCGGGCGGATATCGTGATCGCGCGCTAG
- a CDS encoding PAS domain-containing hybrid sensor histidine kinase/response regulator, which yields MSLVNPLDSLERQNEKLIKIASALMDRVEFGATQSGQAYAQFERAALLEKRVRERTLELERTLDLLHDSNAQLSRANQAAEAARRNLADAIETVSEGFALFDPDDILVMCNSRFCRDFRDTATDLRPGLPFSGYVDRISRSRYLALPSGQTPESWAEQRNRRHKDQHVLFNVALTHDRWLQVSEHRTTNGGTVILQTDVTDLVRIERQERDRLRDKQTRMIRATLDHLNQGVAVFDDGARLVGWNQKIGSLLSVPARRMQIGASFAALVDQLDDAVAFTRGIDRDGFRRWAAQDGPRAAISFEVRKGDRMILHIFGRGMPDGGFVISCTDVTAEREAAAKLYEMNEILEARVMERTLELEDALSAAERANASKSRFVAAASHDLLQPLSAAKLFVSSLGDRCADPSDAAVLAKAESALTSAEQIIDALLDISKLDGDGVQFDIRPVALRDILRPLRDEMEVLAARKGLRFDVVESSLKVESDPAYLRRVVQNLLANAIRYTQSGRVLVGVRRNGGSARIEVWDTGPGIAEEHQSAIFEEFRRLDERASTNDGLGLGLAIVERACARLGHPLGLWSELGKGSCFMVGLPIAGLADPVSAAANRRARPSGLAQSGLIVLLVENDPAMRRAISILLESWDVNVIEAETADDAMDLLADLEIAPDALLLDYQLGAGDTGLVLYDRIAARLGPLPCAMISADRSTQLRNACKALGLELHAKPIDRHRLGQFLDAVARQLSTG from the coding sequence ATGTCGTTGGTCAACCCCTTGGACAGCCTCGAGCGTCAGAACGAGAAGCTGATCAAGATCGCCAGCGCGTTGATGGACCGGGTCGAATTCGGCGCCACCCAATCGGGCCAGGCCTATGCGCAGTTCGAACGGGCGGCGCTGCTTGAGAAACGGGTGCGCGAACGCACGCTCGAACTGGAACGCACGCTTGATCTGCTGCACGATTCCAACGCGCAGCTGTCGCGCGCCAACCAAGCCGCCGAAGCGGCGCGCCGCAACCTCGCCGATGCCATCGAGACCGTATCCGAAGGCTTTGCCCTGTTCGATCCCGACGACATCCTGGTGATGTGCAATTCGCGCTTTTGCAGGGATTTCCGCGACACCGCCACCGACCTTCGACCCGGCCTGCCGTTTTCCGGCTATGTCGACCGGATCAGCCGGTCGCGCTATCTGGCTTTGCCCTCGGGTCAGACCCCGGAAAGTTGGGCCGAGCAACGCAACCGCCGGCACAAGGATCAGCATGTCCTTTTCAATGTCGCCCTGACGCACGATCGCTGGCTACAGGTCTCCGAGCACCGGACCACCAACGGCGGCACCGTGATCCTTCAGACCGATGTGACCGACCTCGTCCGTATCGAACGCCAGGAACGCGACCGGTTGCGGGACAAGCAGACGCGGATGATCCGGGCGACGCTGGACCACCTCAACCAGGGTGTTGCCGTATTCGACGACGGCGCCCGGCTGGTGGGTTGGAACCAGAAGATCGGCAGCCTTCTGTCTGTGCCCGCCCGACGGATGCAGATCGGCGCGTCCTTCGCCGCCCTTGTCGACCAGCTGGACGACGCGGTCGCCTTCACTCGCGGCATAGATCGCGATGGTTTTCGCCGATGGGCGGCACAGGACGGCCCGCGCGCCGCGATCAGCTTTGAAGTCCGCAAGGGCGATCGGATGATCCTGCACATCTTCGGGCGCGGGATGCCGGATGGCGGTTTCGTGATCTCCTGCACCGATGTGACCGCCGAACGCGAGGCGGCGGCCAAGCTCTACGAGATGAACGAAATCCTCGAAGCCCGCGTGATGGAACGCACGCTGGAACTGGAGGACGCACTGAGCGCGGCCGAGCGCGCCAACGCATCGAAATCGCGTTTTGTCGCCGCTGCCAGCCACGACCTGCTGCAACCGTTGTCAGCCGCCAAGCTGTTCGTGTCCTCGCTGGGCGATCGCTGTGCCGACCCGTCGGATGCGGCGGTTCTGGCCAAGGCGGAATCGGCGCTGACCAGCGCCGAACAGATCATCGATGCGCTGCTCGACATCTCGAAACTGGACGGCGACGGTGTCCAGTTCGATATCCGCCCCGTCGCGCTGCGCGACATCCTGCGCCCGCTGCGAGACGAGATGGAGGTGCTGGCAGCGCGCAAGGGATTGCGTTTCGACGTGGTGGAAAGCTCGCTCAAGGTCGAAAGCGACCCCGCCTATCTGCGCCGCGTGGTGCAGAACCTGCTGGCCAACGCGATCCGCTACACGCAAAGCGGCCGGGTGCTGGTGGGCGTGCGCCGCAACGGCGGGTCGGCACGGATCGAGGTCTGGGATACCGGTCCGGGCATCGCCGAGGAACACCAGAGCGCGATTTTCGAAGAGTTTCGCCGCCTGGACGAGCGCGCCAGCACCAATGACGGGTTGGGTTTGGGCCTGGCGATCGTCGAACGCGCCTGCGCGCGCCTGGGCCATCCGCTGGGCCTGTGGTCCGAACTGGGCAAGGGATCTTGTTTCATGGTCGGCCTGCCCATTGCCGGTCTGGCCGATCCGGTCAGCGCCGCCGCGAACCGCCGCGCCCGGCCCAGCGGGCTTGCGCAGTCGGGGCTGATCGTGCTGTTGGTGGAAAACGACCCGGCCATGCGGCGTGCGATCTCGATCCTTCTCGAAAGCTGGGATGTCAACGTGATCGAAGCGGAAACCGCCGACGACGCGATGGACCTGCTGGCCGATCTGGAAATCGCTCCGGACGCGTTGCTGCTGGATTACCAGCTGGGCGCCGGCGATACCGGGCTGGTTCTGTACGACCGCATCGCAGCCCGCCTGGGCCCCCTGCCCTGCGCGATGATTTCGGCCGACCGGTCGACGCAATTGCGCAACGCCTGCAAGGCCCTCGGCCTCGAACTGCACGCAAAGCCCATCGACCGGCACAGGCTGGGGCAATTCCTGGACGCCGTTGCACGGCAACTTTCCACCGGCTAG
- a CDS encoding FIST N-terminal domain-containing protein yields the protein MDGAQTSSAREETSRTKALCIAEVACTAVDPLREIKAQLGAGPFALVCLFASPRTDFRALVQATAGGFGDADVLACTTAGELGRGGYADGLIIAVAFPADLYAVSTVPIDNLGALDAPVLMDMLIRKRMALTQRAADMPFEFGFLMVDGLSQREENLTEILASGLGPMPLFGGSAGDGADFSATWLAHNGRIRQNAASLALIRSRCPVRVFSLDHLRPTETRMVVTAADPDNRIVHEINAEPAALEYARLLGKDPEQLDPFTFAAHPVVVRLGDSHHVRSIRMVGPNNELYFFSAINEGMVLTLATHDDMVTDLDRGLTALAAAEQPEQILGCDCLLRRIEAEQTQKSRAVSDILVRHNVIGFSTYGEQIGALHVNQTLTGVAIYPPLQTAPG from the coding sequence TTGGACGGAGCGCAGACAAGCTCCGCGCGGGAGGAGACCAGCCGAACCAAGGCTCTGTGCATCGCCGAAGTGGCGTGCACGGCCGTCGACCCCCTGCGCGAGATCAAGGCCCAGCTTGGCGCGGGGCCGTTCGCGCTTGTGTGCCTGTTCGCTTCGCCGCGCACCGATTTCCGGGCACTGGTCCAGGCGACGGCGGGCGGATTCGGCGATGCCGACGTGCTGGCCTGCACCACAGCGGGCGAATTGGGCCGCGGCGGATATGCCGACGGCTTGATCATCGCGGTGGCCTTTCCGGCCGATCTTTATGCCGTGTCCACGGTGCCGATCGACAATCTGGGCGCGCTCGATGCGCCGGTGCTGATGGACATGCTGATCCGCAAGCGGATGGCATTGACGCAGCGGGCCGCCGACATGCCGTTCGAGTTCGGGTTCCTGATGGTCGACGGTCTCAGCCAGCGCGAGGAAAACCTGACCGAGATCCTTGCGTCGGGGCTGGGCCCGATGCCGCTGTTCGGCGGTTCGGCCGGTGACGGGGCGGATTTCAGCGCCACGTGGTTGGCGCATAACGGTCGGATCCGGCAGAACGCCGCGTCGCTGGCGCTGATCCGGTCTCGCTGTCCGGTCAGGGTCTTTTCGCTCGATCACCTGCGTCCGACGGAAACACGCATGGTGGTGACCGCGGCCGATCCCGACAACCGCATCGTGCACGAGATCAACGCAGAACCCGCGGCACTGGAATATGCCCGCCTGCTGGGCAAGGATCCCGAACAACTCGATCCCTTCACCTTCGCCGCGCATCCGGTGGTGGTTCGGCTGGGCGATTCCCATCATGTGCGGTCGATCCGGATGGTCGGCCCGAACAACGAGTTGTATTTCTTTTCGGCCATCAACGAGGGCATGGTGCTGACGCTGGCCACCCATGACGACATGGTCACCGATCTCGACCGCGGCCTGACGGCGCTGGCGGCAGCCGAGCAGCCGGAACAGATCCTGGGGTGCGATTGCCTGCTGCGCCGGATCGAGGCGGAACAGACGCAGAAATCCCGTGCGGTGTCGGACATCCTGGTCCGACACAACGTGATCGGCTTTTCCACCTATGGCGAACAGATCGGCGCCTTGCACGTCAACCAGACCCTGACCGGCGTGGCGATCTATCCCCCGCTTCAGACGGCACCGGGCTGA
- a CDS encoding response regulator — protein sequence MTEIQRNFHESSPGTALVVDDHPLFCDALSLTLQSLADFDAIRTAGTLEQALDIVGTPKGVDLIVLDLNLPDVNGLDGLVRLRNAAPKAAIIIASSMADNRMISHALKAGADGFVPKHSQRSVFRRAFEAVGKGQAFVPDGYIDPTAGSDDDPDDALARLASLTNQQARILHLICEGKLNKQIAYDLSIAETTVKAHVTAIMRKLGVHSRTQAVLIAQEARFSRVLPIDT from the coding sequence ATGACCGAGATCCAGCGCAATTTCCATGAATCCTCGCCCGGCACCGCGCTGGTCGTGGATGACCATCCCCTGTTTTGCGACGCGCTGTCGCTGACACTGCAATCGCTGGCCGATTTCGACGCGATCAGGACCGCGGGAACCTTGGAACAGGCATTGGACATCGTCGGCACGCCGAAGGGCGTCGATCTGATCGTGCTCGATCTCAACCTGCCCGATGTGAACGGGCTGGACGGTCTGGTGCGGTTGCGCAATGCCGCCCCCAAAGCCGCAATCATCATCGCTTCGTCGATGGCCGACAACCGGATGATTTCCCACGCGCTCAAGGCCGGTGCGGACGGGTTCGTGCCGAAACATTCGCAACGCTCGGTCTTCCGCCGCGCCTTCGAAGCCGTGGGCAAGGGCCAGGCATTCGTACCGGACGGCTATATCGACCCGACCGCGGGGTCGGATGACGATCCCGACGACGCATTGGCCCGCCTGGCATCGCTGACCAACCAGCAGGCGCGCATCCTGCACCTGATCTGCGAGGGCAAGCTGAACAAGCAGATCGCCTATGACCTGTCGATCGCCGAAACCACGGTCAAGGCGCATGTCACCGCCATCATGCGCAAGCTGGGCGTGCACAGCCGCACCCAGGCGGTTCTGATCGCGCAGGAGGCGCGCTTCAGCCGGGTCTTGCCAATCGATACGTGA